The sequence GCAAAACTTGCACCTGTCAAAGATGGCGTGTTTGTGGTTTTCCATGCTATCATGCTACAACAGCTATTTCTGCCAAGGGTGATAGATACGTAAATTATATCCAAGACTACTTCAAAGTTACGAATTTTCAGCAGTTGTATTCAATTGCTATCAGACCAGTCCCTAACTACAACATACCAGAGCAGTATAAACCAGAGGATACTATTTTCCCACCCCATCCACGAGTTCCACCAGGTAGGCCAAAGGGAAATCGTATCAAGAATGCATGAGAGAAGAGTAGGAAATACGTCTGATATTCAAACTGCCACAAGAAagctcatcacaacaaggcaaccTGCACTGTTATTCCTTCTTACCCCTGAGTTTTAAGTTTCAGTTCTCCCTGATACTTCTATTGGTCACAATGCAGATTCTGTTTGCGCATCATTTTAAACACTTTTGTTAGATTTTTTAGAGTACTACAATTATGTATTGTTTTATATCTCTCTCGAACAGGATACTTTGTGCTAATTTAAGACTCATTAATTAGAGAGCATTATTCACTTTCAGTATTATTGGTTTTTCAGGTTGCTTTATAAGTTTTTTTAAGAGTGCAGGAGTTATGTACTTCGAGTTGTTATCTACTTTGTAATGAACAAGTATCTGGATGATTTTCTACTCTATTTTTTTTCCATGTGAATTCACTGCATTAATGTTACAATATGTTACATCTATGCACTCTGCTGGATTTGTAGAGTAGTCATTATCCTTTGAGGCATGAATGTCGTTATTGAGTACCTGATCATTATGGTTGTCCAAGATTTTTGAGTACAACGATTATGTAAATCTGTATTTTTCCAGGTGACAGGAAATGTTACATAAGACACACCAAACACATAGACCAACTATGAGATTCATATTCTTCCCCATCATGATTAACAAAAATTAAAGATTCATATTCTTCAATTGAATTACATAAGACACTTTTGTTATTTTCATTCATATTCTTCCCCACCATGATTAACCAAAATTAGAGATTCATATTCTTAAATTGAATCTCATAGCTGGTCTATGTTACATAAGACACACCAAACACATAGATGCACTCTTCATAGTTTGGACTTTTACCATCCAACATGTCAATATTTTTATAAAGCGAAACAACTGTATATAGATTAAAGACAAACACCATAGTTTCGAGAACAGTTATTATCAAAATAAGTAAGAACAATTAGTAACTTCGAATATATCAATAACAACTAGTAAACTTTGAATATATTCTCTAGGATAACTTCTAGTATGCAGTTCTAATTCAGTGattcatatatgtactgtcagataCTAGCTTAAAAACCTTTTGGAGCATTAATATTCCAACTTTGCTCAGGAGGAGATGTTGCATGCTAAAGAGATCCTCTTCTATTGCATTTTCATTTTGAGTTGTTCAGGTCCCCGGAGCTCACTCGCACTCCATTGTTGACTTCCTCCTTTGCAAGTTTCTTCATGAAGTGCATGACATGTAGTGCACAATATGGATAGTCTCCCAGTTGAGGTGTTGGGTAACTGATCAACTTTAATTTATGTACTTGTGGAAGGCCGCGACGCATCAGGTTTTCATTAATTGATAACAAGCATTATTCTTCCACAAGTCTAGCATCTTCGAGACACTGGTCTGTGGATGTGACTTCCCAAGTGTTGTAGTGGTAGAATTCACCTTTCTCGCATTCATACACAAGAAGCGTCCAATGCACGTTTTGATGTGACATTGGAATAATAATCTTCCCGGTTCCTTCCTCCAATTGATTGATGGGTACAAAGACAGCACTGTGTGCTGCTATTTGATGCGATGGGCTACTTAcataaaacttaaaaagaaaaaatatatatatcaatATAGTAAATATGTACTGAAAATCATAGTGTAAAACACATATATGAAAGCATAATATTTGTTACAACATTAAAAAATGTTTTATTTCATTTAGTTTGGGAGAATATGcaattcaaattctcaatatcTAAAACAAAATGAGCATGAAGTCGGATTTTATGTAAAACAATATGAGAGATATGCTCTGCTCTTTCCAAAAACAAGATGCATGTTGTTTATCAAGATAAATAGGAAAACATACCCATCCAGATGCATCAATGTGCAATACTGGTATGTACTTTCTCTGTCCATCCACCATTTGCTCATTATGATATGtttttttcagttggtattgccAGTAATTTATCGGATCTGCCTATAAAGCTTTGTTATGTACCAGATCTTCAAATGTCTCTGCAGATAATATGTGATGACCAACCATAGTAGGAACTTTCCAAGCACTGGAGCTGCAAATTCaaataatcaaaatcatttataaGTTTGATCCTAAACGAAGTACATAATGTTTGTTAAAATGCAAGGGACCTATCCAGTAGAGACTCACATTGAGGTTGCTTTgtcaaaaaaaaaggagagagaagctCTATTTCTTGTGAACTCAAATTCTTATAGAACGGAGATTTCTTTAGCTTCAACAACTTGCGTGCCGTCTTCATTTTTTTAGGTTGTTCCTAAAGATTTGTACCACCTTTAGCTTTTCTATTTTTCACATTCTCGTCATCCTTTTTCTGAACTTTCACTGTTGGGAAATCTTGTTCAACTGGGGTTTCAGTTTTGGATTTTGTTTTTCGCCTTTTAATTCCAGACAATCCTTTGCCACTCCCGAAATCAGGATCAACTCTTTTTTGTGGGTTGCTCCGAGTTATTGGCTTCTGAGGGGTAAATGTGATTTTTGGAGTATCTTTCTTCTCCTTGGATGAGATAGTCTCCTTTTTCATCTCTCTTGAAGCAACTTCCTTGTCCTTGACTGATATACTCGCCTTTTTCTTCTCTATTGGTTCGACTTCCTTACCCTTTGTAGACATATTATCTTCGAGTCTCTCGGCAAGTGGTACGACGTCTTCCGCTGATGTCTGACTTACCCCAGGTTCCTTACCCTTCAATATAGCATAAGCATAAAAATACAAATGAGAgactaaaaaaacaaaagaaaattaacaGAATAaaacatatgtactgttggattCTTTTCAGTACATAACATATGTACTCTTAGTTTCAATGAGTAAGAACGTACGTACTGTTGGATTTTTCCATGTTACAGAACATATTGCATGTTACTTTCCACTTTTTGCTAATTATAATTACCTTTTGTAGCTCAGCAAGAATTTCGAGAGTCTCAGCATATGCATTAGCTTTTTCGGCGCTTTTAATCTTCTTTAATAGAGCTTCCTCTCCCTTTTCAACATCTAAAACTAGAGACTTCTGTGGAATCGGCAGCTGCAAATTTTTTGGTAACATGTTAAAGCGTCATTAGTAATCGATTAAAGATGTAGATTTATCACTCTCTGATTGTTTGTAGCTTTCTCCTTCAGCGGGGTGTTGCTTTCTGTCATTTCCTTTCTACTTCATTGAATGGAATGGGATCCCAAGGATTCCTTGTTTCCTGCATTTTATTGAAACAAATCAGATCTTTTTTTATTCAGAAGCATGCTAAAAATATTTGGGGCATTGTAGCATATATGTACTAGGTGTTAACATGTTCATACCCTTCGTTGAGGTTGCTGAAGTTCATATTTCTCAGTTGCAGGATTCATATGAGCTTGTTTGGGTGCAGCTAGATCAATTGCTGAAGCTACATTAAGTGTAGGTGAAGTATTGATTTGAGCTTTCTCAGCCAAGGGATTAATTTGAGCTTGATTTGATGTTTCTATACCAATTGGAGCTTCATTAGGCGCAGACGTAGCTGCAAGATGGATTTGAGGTGGATCAGGTGCACCTAGATCAATTACAGGTTGTTGCACCTCTTCTCCATTTTCAACATTTAGTCCTAAACCCAATTCAAAAGTTGGTCTTGAAACTTGTGAGGGAGAATTCAGATCTTTAGCAAAACATTCATCAAAGATTTGTATTGGGTACAATTTTCCATGCTTTCTAAACTACCAGTCGACGGGTACTCCAGATCAAGACTTCCTAAAGACGAAATAGGATCCCCCATAATTTCAGCTTGTGGATATTTTGAGTACTCATTGGTATAAATACCCTTGTCATGGATGTCCAGGTCAATGAGTTTCTCCATCGGCACACTATGCAGTTCTTTCAGACTCGGTAGCTCACAAACCAAGGGCGTAAACTGCATATGCgacaacatttcttcaagtgaaGCATCCTACATAAATGAAGCGCCACACCATATTATTGTATAGTATGACAAAGGATAAAACAAACCAAACTAGTGTAACGTTCAACTTTCTCACACGTCTCTCTCTAAGAGAACCAACTTCTATTTCAATATTACCGAGAACCTGTGTTGCTGCTGTTTGTTGGAGTTCATCTTTTTCAGTCTGTTTCAACATaaggtgatttttttttgttcagtATTGCAGATATGTACTTGCATGGTTTTCAATATAGTAGATATATACTGACAAGTTGCAgtaatagtttttgttttttacAAACAAAACTAATACCATAAGGATTATAACTTACATGTGATAGTTCTGGCATGCTCTTTTCCTCTTGCAGCTCTTTCACCTTACGCTCCAAATAAGATCGATCCCATATTTTAAACTGTGAAACCTCAAGAGCGTATTGTGTGGGATTTTCTTCAGAGCTCCCAATAACAGGCATAGTTGGAGTAGCATTTCCATGTTCATTCGTTATTTCTTGTGTATCAACTGGAATTTCCTTTTCACTCTCTAAGGGAGTAGTTGCCGATGGAATGGTGTCGTCTGAATTACCACTCAAATGAACATCTTCTTCTAAGATACTACTATATTTTTGATCTTCCGAGTTTGATTGTGGAGGTGGGTAAGCTTTGTGATATATATCATTCAAAAGTTCTTCAAGCTTACTCACATTAGTAGGGAGGCTGTCATGTTTCCTGCTCTGTAACTCTCCCCATTTTGATGCAATTGTAAGCCTTAAATCCTCATGCTCCACTTCCAAATCCTCAAACTTGTTTTACCAATCTTATTTCAATGGCACGTCTTCAACTGGAAGCCTTTGAGCAATTTCTTAATTTAACATTTCTTTTTCATCCAGAGTATACTCATCCTTAAATTCTTCAGAGAactggaaaagaaaatgaaagttaCATCAATGTGTTCTGTTTTTCACCAGTTTTTGTATCAGTGTAACATATATGCACTCAAattaatactccctccatccTAGTTTAGATGCCTAAATACGATTTTGcacaaagattaagaaaaacaaagagaatagttttttCCCACAAATACCCTATGTTAGTATTTAAGGTAGATGTCTAGATTTTTGTTGTTTACTtggaaaaattcaaattaaaggAAGTTTATAGAGAAAAGTATTGAATAGTGTGTCTagaaaattgaaatacacaattaTCTATGTTATGGGCTGATTCCAAGTTAGGGGAAAATCAGGataaaaggtggaaaaatatgaagtATAGAAAGTATTTTAGGACCAAAAAAATCCCCTATTTTGGCAtttaaactaggacggagggagtagtacaTAACACGCACACACAATCATTTGATCAAACATAAAACTACTTTTCTGATAATGTCTAAAACAAATCATTTCATGTATGAAAATATAAAAAAGTATATTTAATCAATTTTTGAGATATGTACTGGTGCATCATTGTCTGCTAAACCAAAACAACAAGAAGCGTAATGATATAAAGCTTATCCTAGTAATATGTATTGTTTTTCTTGGGGGATTACTGTGTATTCCGAAGTCTCCATCTACTTTAGaaactcaacagatatttctttgatgtTCCACCTTGCCTCTCTCGGCAGGTATCGATCATCTGGTAACTTCAGTGGTTTCACCAACTGAGTATGCTCCGCATACAACAACTGTAACAAAATAACATCAATAGAATCAAATACAAAATCTTAAATTGACAGTATAGGAAATATGTACTTGAAAAAAAAGCTTGTACTACACAATCATACCAGCAAATAGACGACACAACCAGTGATGTCCTCGGGAGTGTTGTAGTtctgattgattttttttctctaagAAACTATGTATCAGGTCCGACCAAGATACATTCTTTGACTTCTCGAGATCATCAACTAAACCGAAATACTGTTTTTAAGTTTATGAGATCTTTTATTGTAAAAAACAAAGTAATACACATAAACAGGCATAGTAGCTTAACCATATCTTCCAGATTTTGTTCAGTTTCTACTCTTGGTATCATGTGCTCAAtaacttcatcatcttcactatcCTGTACTTTTTCATTTTCGGCATCATCCTCATTGTCTTCATCACTATCTTCGCCACCTTCAGATTCAGAATTGCGATCttttccattcttcttcttgattcCAGTACGCTTGAGCAAGTTCAGGATCGCATTTTTTAGCATTGGTCTTGTAACCATGTTGCTCCTGCCAAAGTATCTAATGTAGAATGGTTTCTGTCTCCATCCACCGCTTCCCATCAAAATGGTGTCATCAGTTCTTCTTCCTATCATTCTTGGCATTCCAAACATTACACCCATTTTTTCTGGTGTCGATGTGAGAACGTGTGTTTCACCTCTTCTAACAAACTCAAATGTGAGCTCATTCTTGACTCGTACCCTTTTGTAACACTTCAAGTACTTTTAACAGCACCTTCTAACTTTTCCCAATGACTTTCTGTGTACTTAGTGTACCAGAACATTAAGAATATCTTCCCATAAGAAGATTCACCTAT comes from Papaver somniferum cultivar HN1 chromosome 7, ASM357369v1, whole genome shotgun sequence and encodes:
- the LOC113295066 gene encoding probable serine/threonine-protein kinase kinX, translating into MGVMFGMPRMIGRRTDDTILMGSGGWRQKPFYIRYFGRSNMVTRPMLKNAILNLLKRTGIKKKNGKDRNSESEGGEDSDEDNEDDAENEKVQDSEDDEVIEHMIPRVETEQNLEDMLLYAEHTQLVKPLKLPDDRYLPREFEDLEVEHEDLRLTIASKWGELQSRKHDSLPTNVSKLEELLNDIYHKAYPPPQSNSEDQKYSSILEEDVHLSGNSDDTIPSATTPLESEKEIPVDTQEITNEHGNATPTMPVIGSSEENPTQYALEVSQFKIWDRSYLERKVKELQEEKSMPELSHTEKDELQQTAATQVLGNIEIEVGSLRERRDASLEEMLSHMQFTPLVCELPSLKELHSVPMEKLIDLDIHDKGIYTNEYSKYPQAEIMGDPISSLGSLDLEYPSTVSRPTFELGLGLNVENGEEVQQPVIDLGAPDPPQIHLAATSAPNEAPIGIETSNQAQINPLAEKAQINTSPTLNVASAIDLAAPKQAHMNPATEKYELQQPQRRLPIPQKSLVLDVEKGEEALLKKIKSAEKANAYAETLEILAELQKGKEPGVSQTSAEDVVPLAERLEDNMSTKGKEVEPIEKKKASISVKDKEVASREMKKETISSKEKKDTPKITFTPQKPITRSNPQKRVDPDFGSGKGLSGIKRRKTKSKTETPVEQDFPTVKVQKKDDENVKNRKAKGGTNL